In the bacterium genome, GCATCACGAAAGTAGCTTTACATGCGGCTTGAGGTCAAACTCGCTGAAATACTCCGGGCTTCGACTTCTTCTGTTTCCAAATCCTGCGCCAGCTTCTCAAATGCCGGTCCGGCTTTGGCATAATTCCCGGCCTCATAATATGTCCGTGCAATATTCTCCTGTACATTTCCAGCCTGTGGGCTATCCGGATGCTCTTTGCGCACCTTCTCATAAGCTGCCACGGATTCCTCAATTTGACCTTGATAACGCTTGCAATAGGCAAGCTGGTTTTTGATATATGCGGTAAGATTACCCATATCGGGAAATTTGATCAGGGCTAATTGATAATTTCTTTCAGCAATCATGAAGTCATATTTTTGAAACGCAGCTTCAGCCTGCTGGAATTCGCGGACATTGCTTTGTTTGGCAAAACTGGTGAGTGGCAGGAAAACCGCTAAAATGATGGCAAAACAGATTCTCTGAATTACAGTCATGAGTGCTCTCCTTAAAAGTTTAACAACTAGCTCCCATAAATCCTGTATGCATTGATATCCAGCATATATAATATGACCAGGCAGTACCGACAAAAAGAATTAAACAAGAAAAAGCAAACTGTATTTTTACCCGCATACTAATCCCAGCTTCAGTTACTTTTCTAATTGCCTTATATATCGTGAAAACAAAATAAATTGAAGGAATCATAACAAAGATATTTTGCCCACTTGTCGTGAGTTTAAAAAACACTATCAAGGCAGCAGAAATAAATGGTGAAATCGTACATATTATGAGCTCCTTTTTCAATAGTATCTTTTTGCGAAATAGAGTTAATAAGATAATTAAACTGGCTAAGTTAATTCCGAAGCCACCAAGTAAAAAAATATATATTTCAATACTGATCATCTTCAACTCTAGTAGAAATATTTTCAAAGGAAATGAGAAACAATTCAATTGTAGCACATATTTTCGGGCATCGCCCTTTTGGATCGTATTTAGTTAGACCACAGTCACACCACTTTTGTTGCATTTTTTTATTACTATTTTTATCTAACCGTATTACCGAACTGCATACCGAAGCGACTCACCACCCGACAAAGCTGACAAGTATCTCAATAGTTGGACTATTCACATCCCAATTACGGATGCCCTCCACAAACTCCACACCCAATGAAAAATGATAGCCAAGGCCCAATGACAACATCAGTGAATCTAAAACCATGAAATCAGCATACACACTTGGCTCGATAACAATCGTATCATTACCAGTATCATGACTATGACCATTCATTTCTTGAAAATTATAAAATATACTTGTAAACCCTAATAATACCTGAGGCCGTAGTTTTAGTTGATCCAGCAAGGGGATGATTATTCCGGTCTCCATTCCCGCATAGATAAGATTGATATCAACAGATTGACCGGAAAATTCCAAAATAACATCTGGATAAAACAATCCGTGTACAGCACCGCCAATATACACCTGTTCATTAATGACCCAACCGCCATGGATCGTTGCCAAAAAAGCCGGATCATGAAAAAAATGTTTCACCTTCCCGCCCACGCTTATATACCCTGAGTTATGTATATCACCCTGCAATGTTACCGGATTCGGTAATGTGTCAATAAAAGGATATGCTGGGCTGATTGTGTTTGAAGGAGATGTATTAGTTTGTTCCAGCACAGCCGGTTCACTTTGCACAACAGGTGTATTCATGGCATGATCAACTACCTGTTCTGAAGCACAAATGGATATTGCGCTCACAAAGATGCTCAATCCAATGATAATAAACAAACCAGAATATCGTATCATTACAATCCACCTAAAGTATTCGATAAATAATACCTATTGAGAAAAACCAATTATAGTCATTTTCTTTCAGAGCAGACTCCACATAGTCATTGAGTTGATCAAGTGTCAAGCTCGATCCATCCGGTTCCGCGGTTTCTTCAAAATGATAATTAAAATACCGTTCTATTTTCAGTCCCCCACCCAATGATGCATGAAGACTCATATTCGGATTAAGGTGGTGCTCTGTCGAAAGTGAGATTGTTTGATTAATATAAAATTTGTTGTACTTATAGATCACATAGCGCCCTCCAGCTGCTGCAAGATCCTCTCGTGGCGAGATGTCATAATAAGCATCAATTCCAAACCGACTCGAAACAGACCAACGCGTATTGTGGTAATACTTCAAGCGTGTCTGGATGTCACTTTCTATAAAAGTCCAACTCACACCATATCCTTCATCGATATCACCTTGTGAAGTATCAACCCAATCAACACGCATACTCGCACCAAACTGCCATTGCCTGGAAAGCGGATTTTCATAATTCATTTCATATCCCAAATAAAATGATTGATCCCATGTTTCATCTTTGAACATATAATGAAGCGCATCAAATTCATCATATTCTTTTTTCTCTGAATTCGAAACATCCAGTATCGCGCCGGCTCGACCATTGATCCGTAAGCCAAATCCACGCTCATCAAAAGACAAATGACGATAAGTGTCATCAATGATTAAAAATGCATCAAATTCATTGGCAGCAACATACTCGTTTAAAACAAGATACTTCATAATTGCCTTTAACGCGGTCATTGTTTTCAACCGATAATCAAAAATATATGCTTTACTCGCAAAGGTTATGATCTCAGCCAGCTCGATAATTGTGGTTTTATCCAAAGATTTTTTCAGAACACCAGCATCACTTAGATCTGCAATAATCTGCATAACTTGATACGCATATTTTCCTTCAAAAATACGCCCCCAGCCAAAACGAAATGTCTGATGAACATCAAAATCATACGTTTCTCGCTCATATTTCCAAAAATAATCTGATGTTAGTGATTTGACGTGACCACACTCGATGCTTTCTAGTGCACTGATATCCGTCTCCAATCCCAATGCCCATGGTCCCGGATAAAAATCCAGTTTCACGTTTGGAAGGATTCTCACATTGAAAAGATCATATATATATATAGTCAGAACCGTAGATATCTTCAGACATTCGTCTATGTTCCGTTTCATACGATGTATTTAAATGATGCGTATACGCTATTGCCAGTGGAATGTTCGTACTTATTTCCAGCTCCTTTGTCATGTTAGAATAATGAATTGCGGGTCCCAAATCAGTGTTCAAATCTGATTCAATATCGCTTGCACGAAAAATCGTATCACGATAATCTGTATAACCTGATTCAGCTTGATCTTTTGATATCTGGCCTGAGGACTCTACGTTCATTTGAAATTGCTGAGTCTCAACAAACGGCATATCCCGGATCTGAAATCCATCCAAATTCCAGGTCGAATCATCAGCCAATATTGGATAAGGAAGACAAATTAAAGTGTATATTACAACAAACCCCAGGCATCGCTTGAACACCAGTATTTCTCCATTTCCACTATATTCCTGACCATACTACTCAATTTTGCCATGGAATTACAGCTCATTTTTTTGAGCGTTTCCTTTCGGGCTACATTTATTTAGACTACACCCGCGTCTCTTTCCATGCACTTTTTTTTAAAAAAATAACCGATCATGGCGCATAAAAAAAAGCGCATAGACAATTTCTGCCTATGCGCTTTTTCATACTGACAATTTATATTTTACGTAGTCGTCTTTTCCGCTTCCAATTCCTTAAGTGCATCTTTATACGAAAGACGAATCTTCCCTTTTTCATCAATCTCTAAAACTTTCACGGAAACAATGTCACCTTCCTTCATAACATCTGTGACATTCTTAACCCGCTGCTCCGCCATTTGAGAAACATGTACCAGTCCGTCTTTATTCGGCGCCACTTCAACGAAAGCTCCAAAATCCGTCACTTTCTTGACTTCGCCGGTATAAATTTTGCCAATCTCAATTTTGGGAGCCAGCTTGCGGATCATATCAATCGCAGCTTCCACAATCTTAGGATCACGAGCGGCAATATTGACTTTTCCAGAGTCTTCAATATCAATTGTTGCACCGGTTTCCTCGGTAATCTTTTTAATCATCTTACCGCCCGGACCGATAATCGTCCGGATATCATCAGGCTCAATCTCAATTGATACTATACGCGGTGCATACTCGGATAATTCACTGTTCGGTTGAGAGATGGTTCCTTCCATATTGTCAAGAATCTGATAACGGGCTACTTTTGCCTGTTCTAAAGCATTCTTCATCAATTCTTCACTCAGACCGGTTATTTTGATATCCATCTGAATGGCGGTAATTCCATTCCGAGTCCCTGCGATTTTAAAATCCATATCACCAAAATGGTCCTCTAACCCCTGAATATCCGTAAGAATCGCTGTTTTATCCCCTTCTTGCACCAATCCCATGGCAATACCGGCTACGTGTGTCTCAATCGGTACTCCGGCATTCATCAACGAAAGCGAAGCACCGCAAACCGATGCCATTGAAGATGAACCATTGGACTCTAAAATGTCAGAAGTAATCTGAATCGTATAATTAAATTTTTCGTTTTCCGGAATCAAGGGCGCAATCGCTCTTTCAGCAAGCATCCCATGACCGATTTCACGACGTCCCGGTCCGCGAACCGGCCGCGCTTCACCCACTGAAAATGAAGGAAAATTATAATAGAGCATAAAATTTTTCTTATATTCACGTTCCAATTGCTCAATAAGCTGCTCATCAGCTCTTGTGCCTAAGGTCGTCACCACAAGTGCCTGCGTCTGGCCGCGGGTAAACAAGGCCGAACCATGCGGGCGGGGTAAAACACCGACTTCACAAGTAATCTTGCGGATATCTGTTAACCCCCGGCCGTCAGGACGCTTGTGGTCAACCGCAATATCATGCCGGACGGTCTGAACTTCAATGTCATCCATTGCTTTTTTCGCATCTGATGCCAAAGAATCTGTCAAAGCATCCTGCATATCACTTTTCAGAGCTTCCAGTATAGCTTTTTTGGCTTCGGTAACTGCCAAAGAGCGCGCTTGTTTTTCTTCAATCCGCACTGCCTGGGCAATTTTATCTCCCGCCAGTTCAATAACCTTCTTTTGGATTGCTTCATCAATACTCTTTAATTCAATGGTGCGCTTCTGTTTTCCCACCTGCTGGATCAATTCATCCTGCAGGGCAATCACGTCGCGGTTACAATTTTGTGCCAGGCTGAAGGCTTCCAAAATACCCGCTTCGGGCATTTGCTCGGCCTCGCCTTCCACCATAACAATATTATCCTTACTGCCGGCAACAATAATATCCATTTCACTCTGGGCAATTTGCTCAAAGGTCGGATTAACAACCAACTCACCGTTTACTTTGCCAACCCGGGCGGCACTCAACACATTGGAAAAAGGAATATCTGATATTGCCATCGCGGTCGATGCACCTATTAATGCAGGTATATCCGAGTTATTCTCTAAATCGGAAGAAATAACCAAGGCATAAACCTGTAGCTCATTCCGCAATCCTTTGGGAACCTGCGGACGAACGGCACGATCAATTAAACGCGCTGTTAGAGTTTCTTTATCAGCCGGTCTGCCGCCGCGCTTAAAAAAACCACCGGGAATTTTTCCGGCAGCATACGTTCTTTCGCGGTATTCAACTGTTAATGGAAGAAAATCGCCCATACCTTCCCTTGCTTCCTGTGCGCATACTGCGGTGACCAATACAACGGTTCCGCCATATTGGACTGTGACTGCGCCATGCGCCTGTCTTGCAACATGCCCTGTGGTAAGGGTAAGTGTTCTTCCTGCTATTTCCCGGCTAACGGATATCGCGCCTTCCAATGTCGTGCCTCCTTGACTCCAATGAGTCCCTCATAATTATTTACGTAACTTAAGTTTGGTAATAATCGCTTTGTAACGCATTACATGATATTTTTTCAAATAATCCAACAAACGACGTCGTTTGCTGACAAGCATCAAAAGCCCGGTGCGGGAATGATGGTCTTTGTGGTGTTCTTTAAAATGATCCGTAAGTCCATTAATACGTTCAGAAAGTAATGCAATCTGGACTTCGGGTGACCCGGTGTCGGTCTCGTGCACCTTATTTCCCTCGATCAATGTCTTTTTCTTTTCTTTCACTAA is a window encoding:
- a CDS encoding tetratricopeptide repeat protein, whose product is MTVIQRICFAIILAVFLPLTSFAKQSNVREFQQAEAAFQKYDFMIAERNYQLALIKFPDMGNLTAYIKNQLAYCKRYQGQIEESVAAYEKVRKEHPDSPQAGNVQENIARTYYEAGNYAKAGPAFEKLAQDLETEEVEARSISASLTSSRM
- the pnp gene encoding polyribonucleotide nucleotidyltransferase, coding for MSVSREIAGRTLTLTTGHVARQAHGAVTVQYGGTVVLVTAVCAQEAREGMGDFLPLTVEYRERTYAAGKIPGGFFKRGGRPADKETLTARLIDRAVRPQVPKGLRNELQVYALVISSDLENNSDIPALIGASTAMAISDIPFSNVLSAARVGKVNGELVVNPTFEQIAQSEMDIIVAGSKDNIVMVEGEAEQMPEAGILEAFSLAQNCNRDVIALQDELIQQVGKQKRTIELKSIDEAIQKKVIELAGDKIAQAVRIEEKQARSLAVTEAKKAILEALKSDMQDALTDSLASDAKKAMDDIEVQTVRHDIAVDHKRPDGRGLTDIRKITCEVGVLPRPHGSALFTRGQTQALVVTTLGTRADEQLIEQLEREYKKNFMLYYNFPSFSVGEARPVRGPGRREIGHGMLAERAIAPLIPENEKFNYTIQITSDILESNGSSSMASVCGASLSLMNAGVPIETHVAGIAMGLVQEGDKTAILTDIQGLEDHFGDMDFKIAGTRNGITAIQMDIKITGLSEELMKNALEQAKVARYQILDNMEGTISQPNSELSEYAPRIVSIEIEPDDIRTIIGPGGKMIKKITEETGATIDIEDSGKVNIAARDPKIVEAAIDMIRKLAPKIEIGKIYTGEVKKVTDFGAFVEVAPNKDGLVHVSQMAEQRVKNVTDVMKEGDIVSVKVLEIDEKGKIRLSYKDALKELEAEKTTT
- the rpsO gene encoding 30S ribosomal protein S15, with the translated sequence MALVKEKKKTLIEGNKVHETDTGSPEVQIALLSERINGLTDHFKEHHKDHHSRTGLLMLVSKRRRLLDYLKKYHVMRYKAIITKLKLRK